A window of the Theileria parva strain Muguga chromosome 2, complete sequence, whole genome shotgun sequence genome harbors these coding sequences:
- the FIGNL1 gene encoding ATPase family associated with various cellular activities (AAA) family protein, giving the protein MMGRTDDDFYLKALTLAYERELPAESTLKIAEMLNNMYHTEEKMCTDETLEALYRFNVEISEDFKDCLKENFDVFTNINDTIFNFAPYVSIYDNSRLHDEKEPESKIKRRLYMDNFFEGDSCISNIPLTNVARRFLINSINEIPFERVKIANTTSERPKNSEPAPVLAKSIPKDPPTLDETKLPNSVDDSHKLNDAHPKVQNVTSTSEKTNINTTNHVPYVKPKSFNKLEAKDKVELNVGFKSGLEYLSSQIKEGNTKPLDDIDLTKSNISDYKNLAKNQLGGQYPNQNSHPNYNLGNYNSYKARQGVNNKGDGPYLDPKYLSLVTGDVTPEMISMALDMKVLECQKITKDDIVGLDDVKKVVIDKVVNPILMPNLHIGLFKAPKGILLFGPPGTGKTTIAKWIANVSNATFFEISPSSITSKFYGESESIIKTLFKVALVESPSLIFIDEVDAVLGKRKSTDDDSSVRMKNQLLQMMDGINSGSLSIDRESGEERVVIVIGATNRPHMMDSAALRRFTKRILIPPPDHETRKKFIIDIINKRSSKKCFLTEEDLEKISVATDGWTGCDLLTLCYKAAEYCYDDTIELYGGIENIKSFNDFRGVEMKDIERALECTRPSTDEGMEFFLEWSSKHGSV; this is encoded by the exons ATGATGGGAAGGACGGACGATgatttttatctaaaa gcGTTAACGCTTGCCTATGAGCGCGAATTACCAGCAGAATCCACCTTAAAAATTGCGGAAATGCTCAATAACATGTATCACACTGAAGAAAAAATGTGTACAGATGAAACTTTGGAAGCATTGTACCGTTTTAATGTTGAAATTTCTgaagattttaaagattGCTTGAAAGAAAACTTTGATGtgtttacaaatattaatgatACCATTTTCAATTTTGCCCCTTATGTGAGTATATACGACAATTCAAGGTTACATGATGAAAAGGAGCCAGaatcaaaaattaaaagaagATTATACATGGATAATTTCTTTGAAGGAGATTCCTGCATCTCCAACATTCCACTTACCAATGTAGCAAGAAGGTTTTTGATAAACTCTATTAACGAAATTCCCTTCGAAAGAGTAAAAATCGCAAATACTACATCAGAACGTCCCAAAAATTCTGAACCCGCACCTGTTTTGGCAAAATCTATACCGAAAGATCCACCTACACTTGATGAAACTAAGTTGCCTAATTCCGTGGATGATTCTCATAAATTGAACGATGCTCACCCAAAAGTACAAAATGTTACTTCCACAAGTGAAAAAACTAATATCAACACTACTAATCATGTTCCTTACGTCAAACCTAAGAGCTTTAACAAACTTGAAGCCAAGGACAAGGTTGAACTGAACGTCGGATTCAAGTCAGGCCTTGAATATCTTAGTAGCCAAATTAAGGAAGGTAATACAAAACCTTTGGACGATATAGACCTTACCAAATCTAATATCTCAGATTATAAAAATCTTGCCAAAAATCAGCTAGGAGGTCAATACCCAAACCAAAATTCTCATCCAAATTACAATTTGGGCAATTACAACAGTTATAAAGCTCGTCAGGGGGTTAACAATAAGGGCGATGGGCCTTATTTGGACCCAAAATATTTGTCCCTTGTAACTGGAGATGTGACTCCTGAAATGATTAGCATGGCCTTGGACATGAAAGTGTTGGAATGtcaaaaaataacaaaagaTGATATCGTTGGACTGGATGATGTTAAAAAGGTGGTCATTGATAAAGTAGTTAATCCAATTTTAATGCCTAACCTTCACATTGGTTTGTTTAAGGCACCcaaaggtattttattatttggCCCTCCTGGTACTGGAAAGACCACCATCGCAAAATGGATTGCAAATGTTTCTAACGCCACATTTTTTGAGATTTCTCCAAGTTCCATAACTAGCAAATTTTACGGTGAATCTGAATCTATAATAAAAACACTATTTAAGGTTGCTTTGGTGGAGTCACCCTCGTTGATATTCATAGACGAGGTTGATGCTGTCTTGGGTAAGAGGAAATCAACAGACGATGATTCTAGCGTTAGAATGAAAAATCAACTTCTTCAGATGATGGATGGGATAAATTCTGGTAGTTTATCGATTGACAGGGAGTCAGGAGAAGAGAGGGTTGTTATAGTCATTGGAGCAACCAATAGGCCTCATATGATGGACTCCGCTGCTCTCAGAAGATTTACTAAGCGAATATTGATCCCTCCACCAGACCATGAGACCAGAAAGAAGTTTATTATcgatataataaataaacgGTCTAGCAAGAAATGCTTTCTCACTGAAGAGGACTTGGAAAAGATTTCTGTTGCAACTGACGGTTGGACTGGCTGTGACCTTTTAACCTTGTGTTACAAGGCTGCCGAGTATTGTTACGACGACACCATTGAGCTGTATGGTGGAATTGAGAACATAAAAAGTTTCAATGATTTTAGGGGTGTTGAGATG
- the yrhG gene encoding Formate/nitrite transporter family protein, producing MTMFEYTRQVASGKDNYERIAKEAGDKVNGSVLTLLVKAILGGWFVAIGGYAASVIASLFFDPGASNGTSRAAFSLIFPSALCAILFTGTDLYTGNTMSFTFALYKKHITVLNYFYKLGVSILGNYIGTVLGAMILAGGTTYFIIDVGSGAPYMTDLALAKTTKPFWKIMFSAIGCNCFVCLAVWSFYACYDSAGAVLIIFAHIGAFAAGGLEHIIANFYLLNAALISKSGVSFLDVYYRNLIPVLLGNTIAGTCIMGLPLAFIYRDNKNQSIFKDTRNDEVEIKTLVI from the coding sequence atgacAATGTTTGAATATACTAGACAAGTCGCAAGCGGGAAGGATAATTACGAGAGGATAGCAAAGGAAGCTGGAGATAAGGTTAATGGAAGCGTTCTGACTCTCTTAGTGAAAGCAATATTAGGTGGATGGTTCGTAGCAATTGGTGGTTACGCTGCATCCGTTATCGCTTCATTGTTTTTTGATCCAGGAGCCTCAAATGGAACGTCTAGAGCAGcttttagtttaattttccCTAGTGCTTTATGTGCAATTTTGTTCACTGGAACTGACCTCTACACAGGAAATACTATGAGTTTTACATTTGCATTGTACAAAAAACATATAACtgttttaaattacttCTATAAATTGGGTGTTTCAATTCTGGGGAACTATATAGGCACAGTTCTTGGAGCAATGATCCTTGCTGGAGGAACCACTTACTTCATTATTGATGTGGGAAGTGGAGCTCCTTATATGACGGATTTGGCCCTTGCTAAGACAACAAAACCCTTTTGGAAAATTATGTTCTCGGCTATAGGATGTAACTGTTTTGTTTGTTTGGCAGTATGGTCATTTTATGCTTGCTATGATTCAGCAGGGGCagtgttaattatattcgCTCATATTGGAGCTTTCGCAGCAGGAGGGCTAGAACATATCATTGCCAACTTCTACCTATTAAACGCAGCTTTGATTTCAAAATCAGGTGTATCATTTTTGGATGTTTATTATCGTAACCTAATTCCGGTACTCCTGGGTAATACAATTGCAGGAACATGCATCATGGGATTGCCACTAGCATTTATATACAgagataataaaaatcaaTCTATTTTCAAAGATACAAGAAACGACGAAGTTGAAATTAAGACTCTCGTGATATAA